TGAAATAGGTGCTGTGGCTAGTTTTTCATTTTGTTGCATGGGTATTGAAAACTGCATATTGACTTGTGGTTGTTCGGTACTGCTCGTTTGTTGTGATGTGCTGCTGGCATTTCCTTGCAACCCTTTTTGTAGCGCGCTAAGGCTGTCTGTCATATTTTTTTGTAGTAATGCTGGCAGCGCTAACTGGCCTTTTAGGGATTTACTGTCTTTTTTATTTGTTAGCCCTTTCGACAGTCCAAGTAAAATGGGTAGTAAATTTTCAAGTTTGCCTTGCAGCTCATGATTGAGCGTTGCTTGTTGTAAAACGCCGTTGCTTGCAAGAGAAATTTTGGCGTGTTCCATCGCGCCAAAAGGCGTTTGCAATGTATCAGTTTGGGTATTTTGCAGTGGTGCTACTACCGATTTCAATTGCAGCACAGTTTGTGGCACCGCTGTGCCTTCGCTGATTATTCGTGTAAACGCTTGATTTACTAATCGGGCTAATGGTTCAGGCAATTTTGGTTCTGACGCAAGTTTACTAATTTGCTGGGTCAAAATGCTGAGTGGATTTTGTTTTGCTGTAGCCTCTAGTTTGGCAGTAAGCTCGCTATGATTCGATTTAATATTAATTGCACTTTGATTGGGCGCAACAATTGGAACTTGTAGACTCGCGCTTGGTTTAAGCGAGGGAGTGGTGACAAGAGGGCGAGCGTAAATCGGTGCTTTTTGAACTGGCGCTTTGCTTTGAATAGGCGATGTAGGAAGTTTTTCAGTGCCGCTTTTTATCTCAAATTTAGCTAAGGTAACATCTGCTTTTGCATTTTGGTTTGTTGTAGTCACTTGTATGTTGATACTGCCTTGTGCGGCATGTTTAATCGTGACTTCTCGTCCTGATAATAGCGAGCGGATACTTGCCATAATGGGTTCAAGTAGCGGTTTAGCGACACTTGCTTTTAACGATGTAAGTTGATTAATAACGGGTAGCTGATGGCTTTGTGGCTTAGGTGCAGCAATAAAGTCTTGCGCCTTTAGCTGTTTAGTATCTGATTGAACTAATTTAATTGTCATTTCAAGTTTTGGCACCGTTAGCACCGCCTTATTACCTAAATTTTTTAGATTCGGCTTGAGTATCTGATTTGATACAAGATGATTTTCTAACGGCAATTGAACGGCATTTTGGTTAATTTTAATCGTTGGGGCTTTCGCGGTATCAAGTTGTAGCGGTGCATTTTGCAGCTTAATCAAATCAATTACTTTTTTCATCGACAAAGGTTGGGTTAGCACCGGTTGGCTGTGTTTGTCGAGTTTTACGCTAAAGCTAAATTTCTCTTGTTTAGTCGCTATTTCAATTATTGCGGGTTGATTGTGCTTAACTAAACTGACTAAGTTTTTTGGTAAATCACTGGTGATTGAGGCTTTTTGCGATTCAACCGCAAGTAAATTGGGTTGATTGACAATGTGAGCTGGTAATTTGAGCGTAGGCTGTGCACTGATATCGTTTGTGGCGAGTTTAAGAAGCTGAAAAACCACGTTGTTTGGTAACTTAATTTCATGCTTTGGCAGAGAGACTAACAAGTCAGTTAGCGAGGTGCTTAATGTTACCTGTGCCTTATCTGTCTGTAACTGTATTGTTTGATTAGGAATAATTAGCTCAATAAGCTTTGGTGTTAGTTGAGGTAAATTAAACGACAGCTTATTTTTACTAATATCAACATTGCTAATATTGAGTGTTTCGTTTAGCAGTGCAGTGAGCAATTTTTGACTTGTTTTTGTGGGTAAATTCAACTGCTGCATTAACTGTTGCAATTGTTTTACTTGGTCTTGCTGTGTGGGGCTTAATTGCGATAACGCGCTTTGCTCTGTATCAACAGTGGCGCTACTAACAACATTTAGCAAAGATTGAATATCGGTCATCTGTTTTAAATCAAGCTATTGCCAATTTCTCTTATCGAGGAGATTACGTTTTACAATACCATTATGTTAGACTAATGCCCAATTTTAGGTCGAGAGATGATTAAACTTGTTAAAAGTAGATTCAATTTGCTGCATTCGGCAAGATAGATGTTTATTTGAAGATCTCTCTTTTGAATTACATCAAGGGCAAATTGTCCAGTTAGAAGGGCAAAATGGTGCGGGTAAAACCTCGCTACTACGTATTCTAGCGGGATTTGTGCGTGCTGAATCGGGCAAGGTTTTGTGGCAAGGTCAAGACATTGCCAAAGATAATCTGCAATTTGCAAGTGATACGCTTTATATTGGTCACAAAACTGGGGTAAATGGTCAATTAACTGCAGTTGAAAATCTTGCCTTCTGGCTTGAAACCCATGGTTTAGAAACACAGCAAGATTTACACGATGTATTAGCGCAACTTGGATTAGTAGGCCTTGAAGATGTGCCAGTACGTTTACTCTCGGCTGGGCAACAACGTCGTGTTGCACTGGCGCGCCTTTGGCTTAACAAAGCAACACTCTGGATGCTCGACGAACCCTTTACTGCGGTGGATAAAAAAGGCGTGGTGCTATTGCAGCAGCAATTCAAAAAACATTTAGCACAAGGTGGCGCGATTATTTTAACTAGCCACCAAGACCTAACAGAACATTTCCCCGAGCTGTCGCGCTTAGTATTGGAGTACCGTTTCTAAATGAAAACTCACGATTCTTACTGGCGCTTATTTTCAAGTATCTATAAAAAAGATCTGACGTTGGCATTTCGTCAGCGCTCAGAAATTATTAATCCTGTTTTATTTTTTATCATTGTGATCACCTTATTTCCGTTAGGGGTTGGTCCTGAGCCTAATCTATTAGCGCGTATGGCACCAGGAATCATTTGGGTAGCTGCATTGCTCTCTACCATGCTAGGTTTAGATAAAATGTTCCGCGATGATTACGTGGATGGTACGTTAGAGCAAATGATGTTAAGTCCATTTCCAACATCATTGACCGTGTTAGCTAAGGTTACTGCACATTGGACGGTTACTGGGTTACCTTTGGTGCTAATGACACCCATGTTCGCCTTATTACTTAATTTAGAAAGCGAAGCGTTAACGGCGACCTTGTTGACGCTACTGATTGGTACGCCGTTGTTAAGCCTAATTGGGGCGATAGGTGCGGCGTTAACTGTGGGATTACAAAAAGGCGGCGTACTGCTTAGCTTGTTGGTATTGCCTTTGTATATTCCGGTACTAATTTTTGCGACATCTGCAATCGACGCAGGTTCTATGTCGCTTGACTACTCGGGTCAACTAGCCATATTAGGGGCGCTGCTTGCCGGTGCAAGTGTATTAGCGCCATTTGCCGTTTCATCATCTTTAAAAGTGAGTGTAAGTTAGTTATGTGGAAGTGGTTACATCCATATGCGAAAGCAGAAAAAGCGTATCAAGTATGCAATACCTTGATGCCGTACTTTGCCGTCGTTGCCGTGATTGGTTTGATTGTGGGTTGGACTTGGGGTCTTGCGTATGCGCCAGCTGACTATCAACAAAAAGACAGTTATCGAATTATCTTTATTCATGTTCCTTCCGCCATATTGTCAATGGGGGCTTACACCTCAATGGCAATTACCGCATTTATTGCCATGGTGTGGCAGATCCGAAATGCTGAATTGGCCGTAATTGCTATTGCACCAGTGGGCGCAGCAGTCGCAGCAATTGCCTTAATCACTGGTGCTGCATGGGGTAAACCTATGTGGGGTACTTGGTGGGTTTGGGATGCTCGCTTAACCACAATGCTGATTTTATTGTTTTTATATGTTGGTGTGATTGCGCTTTATCACGCTTTTGAAGATAAAGGTGCAGCAGGTCGCGCATCATGTATCTTAGCCATGGTTGGTGTAGTTAATGTGCCTATTATTCATTACTCAGTAGAGTGGTGGAACACCTTGCACCAAGGCTCAACGATTACCAAGTTTGATGGTTCAGCAATTGATAGCAGCATGCTATATCCATTGCTTATTAATATTTTGGCATTTGCATGCTTAATGGCTGTTATCGTGCTAATGCGTTTAAAGAATGAAATTTTAGAAAGAGAAAAGCACCGCCCCTGGGTGCGTAATTTAGTGAGTGGAGGTAAAAATGCAGTTTAACTCGCTTTCAGAATTTTTCGCGATGGGTGGCTATGGCTTTTATGTCTGGCTCTCATATGGGGCATGTGCAGTGATTTTATTAGGTATTTTTATATCGAGTAAACGCACTCACGGCAAAATTTTAGAAGATGTAAAATCGCAAATTGCGCGCGAAGCACGTATTAAAAAGGCGAAGGAGCAGGGGCTGTGAATCCAAGACGTAAAAAACGAATGTTTACCATTATTGCGGTGCTTTTGGGTATTGGCTCGGCAATTGGCTTAACGCTTTACGCGTTGCAAGAAAATATCAACTTATTTTATACCCCGTCAGAGCTAATTGAAGGTAAAGGGCCAAATAAAGAAAAGCCATTTGTCGGTCAAAAGTTACGCATTGGCGGTATGGTTGTACCGGGTTCAGTAGTACGTAACGAAGAATCGTTAGATGTTGAATTTAAACTGATTGATACCGGTCCTTTAGTAACGATCCGTTATCACGGTATTCTTCCAGACTTATTCCGTGAGGGTCAGGGTATTGTGGCACAGGGCGTGCTAATTGAACCTAATGTCATCGAAGCGTTCGAAGTACTTGCTAAGCATGATGAAGAATACATGCCTGCTGATGTTGCTGAAGCAGTTAAGGGCATTAAACACGAAAAACCAAAATATAACCTAAATAACGGCGGTTACTAATTATGATTGCTGAATTAGGTTATTTATCGTTAACGCTGGCGCTAGCGTTTTCGATATTACTCAGTGTGTATCCTATGTATGGTGCTGTAAAAGGCAATTTACGCCTAATGCAAAGCGCACCATCGTTTGCTTTAGCGCAGTTTGTTTTTACTGCGATTTCATTTGGTATATTAATTTATGTAACCTTGATAGATGACTTCACGGTTGCTTATGTTGCAAGTCACAGCAGTACAACCTTGCCATGGTACTATAAAGTAACCTCTACTTGGGGCGGTCACGAAGGTGCGGTATTACTTTGGGTATTAATGCAAACAGGTTGGACGGCGATTGTTGCATTTGCGTCTAAATCATTACCGTGGCAATTGCGTGCGCGCGTACTGTCTATTTTAGGCTTTTTAGGCCTAGGCTTTATTCTTTATACGCTGCTAATGTCGAGCCCATTCGAACGTTTACTGCCTTATTTCCCAATCGAAGGGCACGATTTAAATCCATTGTTACAAGATCCGGGCATGATTATTCACCCACCTTTATTGTACATGGGTTACGTAGGTTTATCGGTGTCGTTTGCATTTGCGATTGCGGCGCTGTTAATGGGCAAGTTAGATAATACCTGGGCAAAATGGTCACGGCCTTGGACTATGGCCGCGTGGTTGTTCTTAACACTTGGTATTACGATTGGTTCTTGGTGGGCTTATGCCGAGCTTGGCTGGGGCGGCTGGTGGTTCTGGGATCCAGTTGAAAATGCATCACTAATGCCATGGCTTGTAGCAACTGCACTTATCCACTCACTTGCGGTAACTGAAAAACGAGGCGTATTTAAGTCGTGGACGGTATTACTCGCGATTGCAGCGTTCTCGTTAACACTGCTTGGTACCTTTATTGTGCGTTCGGGTATTATTGTATCGGTACACGCCTTTACCACTGATCCAGGTCGTGGTTCGTTTATTCTGTCGTTCCTTGCCATTGTTGTAGGCGGTAGTTTGCTACTCTATGCATTAAGAGCGGGCACGGTCGAATCGACGTCGCGTTATAAGTTTTTCTCTCGTGAAGTAGCGCTATGGCTCAATAACTTATTATTGTGTGTTTCAATGTTAATAGTACTGCTTGGTACTTTATTGCCTATGGTGCACAAAGAGCTTGGAATGGGCACAATTTCAATTGGTGTACCTTTCTTTAATCAAATGTTCTTCTACTTGTTAATGCCGTTCTCTTTACTATTAGGCTTAGGGCCTATGCTGCGCTGGAAACAAAATAAGTTTTCTCATGTTATGAAAAAGCTGGTTGGTGCACTTGTTGTGACAGCTGTCGTTACTTTTGCATGGCTTTATTCAAGTTATGAAAATGTGTCGACTACCACCTTAGTGGGTGTTTTCTTTGCCCTTTGGGTTTGTTTAACAGTGGCGATTGATTTGTTTGAAAAGTTAAGCAAAGAAGGCATGTCACTGACAAAATTGGGTAACAGTTTTTGGGCGATGCATACTGCTCACTTAGGCTTTGCTTTTGTGGTACTCGGTGTCACGCTAACGTCAGCTTACTCGGTAGAAAAACAAGTAAAAGTTAACCCTGGTGAGCAAGTTCAACTCAATGATTACAATTATCGTTTTGACGGTGTTAAAGCCATTGTTGGCCCTAACTATAAAGGTCATGCTGGCGTTGTAACTGTCTTTAAAGATAACCAAAAAGTAACAGAGCTTTACGCCGAAAAACGTCAATACGATGTAGGCATGCAAGTAATGACTGAAGCGGCTATCGATGCCAAGTTAAGTCGTGATTTATACCTTGCGTTAGGTGAACAGCTAAGTAACGGCGCGTGGGCACTGCGTATTTACGAAAAGCCGTTTGTACGCTGGATGTGGCTTGGTGGTATTTTAATGTCGCTTGCTGGTGTATTTATGATGCTTGATAAGCGCTATCGCCGTAAAACGGCGGCATCTAAGGCAACCATTAAAGGGGCTATTGCATGAAAAACAAAACTTTAATGTTAGTGCCGTTTATTATTTTTGCTGTGCTGTGTGTCTTTTTACTGAAAGGTTTATTTGGTAATCCAAAGGAAATTGAAACTGGGCGTATAGGGCACACTATGCCAACGTTCAGTCTGCCGGATCTAATGGATGAGAATAAGCGCTGGAGCGATAAAGATTTACTCGGCGAAGTGTACTTATTAAATGTGTGGGGGACTTGGTGCCCAACGTGTTTAATTGAATTACCTTATTTGACTAAATTGCGCGGACAAGGTGTAAAAATTATCGGTTTGTATTACGAACAAAGCTATGACCCAGACTTTGGTGATGTGTTTGATTTACCTGCATTGCAAAGTGAAGTAAAGGGTATGTTGGCGCGCACAGGTGACCCGTATCAATTTAACATTCTCGATCTTAATCGCACACTGGCGTTAGATTTAGGTGTTTCGGGTGCGCCAGAGCACTTCCTAGTAGATAAAAACGGTAAGATAATTTTACATCACACCGGTGATATTAATGAACGAGTATGGCGTGCCAAGTTTGCACCTAAGTTATTAGAGCTCCAGTAATGAAGAATTTTTTAATGGTTTTATTAACGGTATTTGCTGCGCAGCTATTTGCCGCCGAGAACCAATATCAATTTAATAGCGCAGAAGAAGAGCAATTATTTCGCCAATTAACGGCTGAATTACGTTGCCCAAAATGTCAAAACCAAAATATTGCAGACTCCGATGCAGTGGTTGCTAAAGACTTACGTGATAAAGTGCTTCAGCTAGTACAAGAGGGTAATACTAAAGACCAAGTGGTTGACTATATGATCGATCGCTATGGTTATTTTGTTCACTACAAGCCGCCAGTGACACCGTTAACACTGCTTCTTTGGGTGTTACCACTTGGCTTTGTGTTGCTTGGTTTTGTGTTTATTTTATTTAAGCAAAAGAAACAAGCACAAAGTCGTTCAACGTGGACGGATGCAGATGAACAAAAACTGTCAAAACTGATTGCCAAGTATAAGGAAGTAGCATGATCACGTCATTTTATATCTATGCTGCTGCGTTAATTGTATTTGGTTTATTGTTCGTCGTTTTTCCATTTATTCGTAAAGAAAAAGCGGTAAAAACGAGTCCTAATGCAAACGCACTTCGTATTTCAGACTATGAGTCGCGTCTTGATGAATTAAAACAAGAAGTTGATACCGGTAAACTGAGTGACGATGCCTATAACACTGCGGTAATTGAGCAAAAAAAAGCTTTATTACAAGAGCTTGCGCCTGAGCAACAATTAAGCCAGCGCGGTAACCGTTCGGTTATTGCGCTCACGGCAAGTATGTTTACGCTAACATTCTGCGCGGTGTTTTATTTAATGACAGGCAGCTATAACTTACTTACTCAGTGGCAGCAAGCGAAAGATAACTTACCAGAGCTCGGCAAGCGTGCGGTATTGCAGCAGGGCGAACCTTTGTCTAATAATGAGATGCAACAGCTGGCGTTAGGTCTGCGTACTAAATTAGCCGAGCAGGGCGACGACGAGATGGCTTGGTTGTTACTTGGCCGCATTATGCTTATGCTAAATGATTTTGAAGCAGCAAATATGTCGTTTGATAAAGCGCTTGCGATGAACCCAAAAAGCGTAAACGCGCTAGTTAGTAAGGCACAAGTGCTGATGCTAGAAGGTTCAGAAAGTTCGATGAATCAAGCAGCGAAGGCGGTTTCTCAAGTATTAAAGTTAGAACCAAGCAATACTGACGCACTCTCAATGCTCGCACTAATTGCTTATGAGCGTGGTGATTGGCAGCAGTCACTTGCTGCGTTTGAGCTTATTTTGGGACGCATGTCGACAACCAACCCGAGCTACGCAATGTTGTCAGCGCGCGTTGAAGAGTTAAAAGCGAAAGTTGCTGAGCAATCTAACACTTCTAAACAAAATTCACTTGGACAAGTGCGTTCAGTCGCGGTAAATATTACGTTATCAGATGAACTGAAAGACAAATTACCGCGTAATGGTGTGTTATTTGTATTTGCAAAAGCCGAAAGCGGTCCACCAATGCCGTTAGCTGTTGTGAAAAAATCACAATGGCAATTACCGCTGCAAGTAACGTTATCAGAAAGTGATGCGATGGTTGCGGGCATGAGCTTTGCTGAGTTTAAACGCGTTAAAGTGGTAGCGCGTGTGAGTAATGACGATAAAGTTGATACGCAAGCTGGCGAACTTGAAGGACAGACCAAAGGTTTTGATATCGAGCAAGTCAATCAAGTTGAATTAACAATTGATACATTACTTTAAGTTTTAATAGGGATACTGAGTGCTTAATCAAAAAATCCAGTCTGTGTTTAGTCTATTAGCGGCAGTTATTGTACTGCTGTTAACGGGTTGCGCACAGGTGCCACCAGAAAAAGACGATCCAAGAGATCCGTTGCAATCGATGAACCGTCCGATTTATGACTTTAATATGGATGTGTTGGATGCGTACGTATTGCGCCCAGCTGCGGTAGGTTACAGCAAGGTAACGCCTCAGCCTGTGCGTAATGGTTTAGTTAATGCAACGAATAATCTCGATGCGCCGATTGATGCAACAAACTCGTTGCTGCAGGGCAAGATTTCAAATTCGGGCGTTAGCGTTGCACGCTTTTTAGTGAACTCAACTGTGGGTATTTTTGGTATTTTTGATGTTGCCTCAGAGATTGGTTTGGTTGAAGAGCCGGAAGACTTTGGCCAAACACTTGGTGTATGGGGAGCTGGCGACGGGCCTTATTTAATGTTTCCTGCTTACGGACCAAGTACGGCGAGAAATATCTCTGGTGATGTGATGGATGCGTTTGTATTGCCAAGTATCTCGCTTGGTACGCCAGCCACAATTGGTAAGTGGGTGATCAAAGTATTAGAGGCGCGTGCATCGCTTATTCCTCAGGAGGCTTTGCTGAACGAATCACTCGATCCATATTTGTTTATGAAAGATATTTATCTTCAGCGTCAGCTTTACGAACTGCATGATGGTAATCCACCTTTACCAAAAGTCGAAAAGACCGAAGAGGAAACTGCTAATGACGATTTCTTCGAGAACTTGTAAAGTGCTAAACTATTTCGCTTAAGACATAAAAAAACCGACTTAATTGTCGGTTTTTTTATGGGCAAAATAGATTGTCTCTGAGCTTAGTTACTCATTGCTTCCATTTGTAAATTAGCCCACTGCAATGCATCGTGGTAAGCAGTTGGAATATCATCTGCATTTAAGTTCAGTTTGGTTTGAATCTCATTGGCTTCTTGCCATTTTGCTTGTTCATACGCTTCAACCAAACCAAGGTAGTCTGCTAAACGGCCTTCACGCTTTAGAATGGCAAGTTTAATCTCTTCAGAGAGCGGTAGCTTTTCTAAAATGGCGTCCATAGACTGATCTAAAATACCGTCGATAAGCGACAACATGCCAGTTAAAAACGCTTTAGATGATTCTTGGAACTGACCTGATTGTTCAGATAATTGCTCAGCGAACTTCGCGCGTGTTAAGCAAAGGCGCATTAGTTCAGGTGGCTTATCTGAAGCAACCTGCGCCGTAAATAGTACTGATAAGAAACGTTTTAGCTCTTCTACACCCAGTACAACCAACGCTTGCTTGATAGTACTGATTTCTGCGCGACGCTTAAATGCCGCTGAATTTGAATAACGTAATAACTTGTACGATAAGTTAACATCACGCTCAAATACTTCGGTTACTTTCTTTAAGTCCATATCTGGGCTTGATGTTTGGTAAAGCAGTTCAGCCAATGTCATTTCGTTTGGCGCTAGCGCACGGCTTTGTACCACTTCTGGTTTAGCAAAGAAGAATCCTTGGAAGTAATCAAATCCAAGTTCCATTGCTTTTTCAAATTGCTCAGGAGTTTCTACTTTTTCTGCGAGAAATTTGATGCTTGGGAAGTCTTTTGTTTGAGCAATGATTTCTTGTATTTGCTCAAGCGAGGTGTCGAGCCAGTCAATTTTGATAATATCGACGAAAGGGTAGAAGTGACGCCATACGGGGGCATGTTTGTAGTCGTCTAACGCTATCGTATAGCCCATTTCTTTAAGTTCTTTTACGGCGGCTAATAGGCGTTTACCCGGTTGTACGGTTTCAAGTATTTCAACAACCACTTCTTTTGTCTCAAGGGTTTTTGCATACCCTTTAAGTAGCGTCTCAAGAGTGAAATTGATAAACGCAGGCTTATCGCCTGTCATATCCTCTAAACCAAGGCTTAATTGGCTACCTTCAATTAAACGTGATGTTGCTTCGTCTTCGTTTATATTAGGAAATACATTTTCTAAACTGTCTCTGAAAAGTAGTTCGTAGCCAATTAGCTTCTTTTCTCGGTTTAGAATAGGCTGTCTCGCTGCATAAAAATACATAAAAGCAGAGGTCCTGTATGTTGTCTTTAGAATTTTTTATGACTTGAATATAGGATAATTGAGTGTGCATTTCACCTGTTTTTGGTTATTTTTTCCTAGGTGAACAAATTTGACGCACTATCAGTTGCATTAATCGCAAGAAATAAACAAATCAAAGTAATGTTTTGATATAGTGAAATATTATGACAGCTCGCATTTGATGTGAAAATGCGAATAAAGTACTAAGTTTAGTACCTAGGAGAGATAACTTGGAATTCGGCACAATTTTTTCGTTAGCCTTATATTTTATCGTGATGTTAGGCATTGGTTTTTATGCCTATAAAAAGTCAACGAGTGACGTATCAGGCTATATGCTCGGCGGTAGAAATTTAAGCCCAAGTGTAACGGCATTATCGGCGGGCGCATCCGATATGAGTGGCTGGATGCTAATGGGTCTGCCTGGTGCAATGTACTTGTCGGGACTCAGTAGTGCATGGATTGGCATTGGTTTGATTATTGGTGCGTATCTTAACTATCTGATTGTTGCACCGCGTTTGCGTAGTTATACCGAATTGGCAAATGACTCAATTACGCTTCCTGATTTTTTTGAAAACCGATTTAACGATGATAAGCGCGTGCTACGCGTTATCTCATCAATTGTAATTATTGTATTTTTTACACTTTACACCTCATCTGGTGTGGTTGCAGGCGGCAAGCTGTTTGAATCAAGTTTTGGCTTAAGCTACGAGTTAGGTTTGTATGTAACTGCTGGCGTTGTTGTTGTGTACACTTTGTTTGGTGGGTTTTTGGCGGTTAGCCTGACTGACTTTGTACAAGGTTGCATTATGTTTTTAGCCTTAGTGTTAGTGCCGTTTGTGGTACTAAGTGAAGTTGGCGGATTATCTAATGCGGTGGCAACGGTAGAACAAATTAACCCAAGCTTACTCAGTTTTGCGTCGGGTGTTTCTGTACTGGGTGTTGTTTCTGCGATGGCATGGGGTTTGGGTTATTTTGGACAACCACATATTATTGTGCGCTTTATGGCTATTCGCTCAGTTAAAGATTTACCGACTGCGCGCCGTATTGGCATGAGTTGGATGATTGTGTCGCTTATCGGTGCATTAGCGACAGGGTTTGTTGGTGTTGTGTATGTCAATCAAACGGGCACTGAATTAAAAGATGCGGAGACCATCTTTATTTTATTATCGCAAGTATTGTTTCATCCATTAATTGCAGGCTTTTTATTAGCGGCAATTCTAGCTGCGATTATGAGTACGATTTCATCACAGCTGTTGGTAACGTCTAGTTCGCTTACAGAAGACATATACAAAGCGTTCTTTAATCAACAAGCGTCACAAAAAACCTTAGTAACGGTAGGCCGTATTTCAGTGCTTGCAGTCGCGCTACTTGCTATCTTCCTCGCTTATGACCGTGACAGTTCAATTTTAAGTTTAGTAAGTAATGCTTGGGCTGGCTTTGGTGCGGCGTTTGGACCAGTTGTTATACTTAGTTTGTATTGGTCGCGTATGACTAAGCAGGGCGCGCTTGCGGGGATTATTTCGGGTGCGGTGACAGTATTACTGTGGATTTATTTACCAATTAGTGTAAATGGTGATAGCTTAAGTAGCTTAATGTACGAAATCGTACCTGGCTTTATTATTGCTACTTTGGCGATTGTGATTGTCAGTCGTCTTACTGATGAACCAAGTGACGAGCAAGTAGCTTTATTTAATAAGGCAAAAAGCCACAGTTAATCGCTAAAATAAACTCAAATGTGAATAGGGAATGTAGCACATGAAACACACAATCTGGCACAGTTTGCTTTTGAGTTTATTCCTGTTTTTCGGTGTTGCGTTAGCGCAGTCGAAAAACGAAGTAACCGTTAAAGATTTGCTTGAACAAGAAAACGTTGAGCAAACTCATTCACAAGACAAGTCACTTAATACCTTTATCGGTTGGGATATGCTTGGTCGCGAAACACCACGCGGCAGCATGCAAGGGTTTTTAACCGCCGCACGTCAATCAGATTATGAGCAGGCTGCAAATTACCTCGATTTTCGCAATCTACCATTTAAGGTAGAAGAGACACATAAAGCTGAAATCGCCCGCCAACTCCATGTCAGTTTAGACCGTGCGCTGTGGGTTGATATTGATGGCTTGTCGAACGATCCATTGGGCACCTTGCCTGAAAATGTACCTGACTATCGCGATTTAGTTGGCACCATAGATACGCCCGAAGGCAAAGTTGCTGTGTTGCTGCAACGAGTTCCGTTTAACGATAATCGAATTTGGAAAATCTCAAATGCAACGGTGGCAAAAACCCCGTTGCTCGATAAGTACTACGGCTACAGTGAGTTAGGTGAATGGCTATCGATGAATTTGCCAAGTTATCGCTTTATGGGGGTGATGTTATGGCAATGGCTTTATTT
This region of Pseudoalteromonas spongiae UST010723-006 genomic DNA includes:
- a CDS encoding MlaA family lipoprotein, producing the protein MLNQKIQSVFSLLAAVIVLLLTGCAQVPPEKDDPRDPLQSMNRPIYDFNMDVLDAYVLRPAAVGYSKVTPQPVRNGLVNATNNLDAPIDATNSLLQGKISNSGVSVARFLVNSTVGIFGIFDVASEIGLVEEPEDFGQTLGVWGAGDGPYLMFPAYGPSTARNISGDVMDAFVLPSISLGTPATIGKWVIKVLEARASLIPQEALLNESLDPYLFMKDIYLQRQLYELHDGNPPLPKVEKTEEETANDDFFENL
- the putP gene encoding sodium/proline symporter PutP; its protein translation is MEFGTIFSLALYFIVMLGIGFYAYKKSTSDVSGYMLGGRNLSPSVTALSAGASDMSGWMLMGLPGAMYLSGLSSAWIGIGLIIGAYLNYLIVAPRLRSYTELANDSITLPDFFENRFNDDKRVLRVISSIVIIVFFTLYTSSGVVAGGKLFESSFGLSYELGLYVTAGVVVVYTLFGGFLAVSLTDFVQGCIMFLALVLVPFVVLSEVGGLSNAVATVEQINPSLLSFASGVSVLGVVSAMAWGLGYFGQPHIIVRFMAIRSVKDLPTARRIGMSWMIVSLIGALATGFVGVVYVNQTGTELKDAETIFILLSQVLFHPLIAGFLLAAILAAIMSTISSQLLVTSSSLTEDIYKAFFNQQASQKTLVTVGRISVLAVALLAIFLAYDRDSSILSLVSNAWAGFGAAFGPVVILSLYWSRMTKQGALAGIISGAVTVLLWIYLPISVNGDSLSSLMYEIVPGFIIATLAIVIVSRLTDEPSDEQVALFNKAKSHS
- a CDS encoding EAL and HDOD domain-containing protein; the encoded protein is MYFYAARQPILNREKKLIGYELLFRDSLENVFPNINEDEATSRLIEGSQLSLGLEDMTGDKPAFINFTLETLLKGYAKTLETKEVVVEILETVQPGKRLLAAVKELKEMGYTIALDDYKHAPVWRHFYPFVDIIKIDWLDTSLEQIQEIIAQTKDFPSIKFLAEKVETPEQFEKAMELGFDYFQGFFFAKPEVVQSRALAPNEMTLAELLYQTSSPDMDLKKVTEVFERDVNLSYKLLRYSNSAAFKRRAEISTIKQALVVLGVEELKRFLSVLFTAQVASDKPPELMRLCLTRAKFAEQLSEQSGQFQESSKAFLTGMLSLIDGILDQSMDAILEKLPLSEEIKLAILKREGRLADYLGLVEAYEQAKWQEANEIQTKLNLNADDIPTAYHDALQWANLQMEAMSN
- the ccmI gene encoding c-type cytochrome biogenesis protein CcmI yields the protein MITSFYIYAAALIVFGLLFVVFPFIRKEKAVKTSPNANALRISDYESRLDELKQEVDTGKLSDDAYNTAVIEQKKALLQELAPEQQLSQRGNRSVIALTASMFTLTFCAVFYLMTGSYNLLTQWQQAKDNLPELGKRAVLQQGEPLSNNEMQQLALGLRTKLAEQGDDEMAWLLLGRIMLMLNDFEAANMSFDKALAMNPKSVNALVSKAQVLMLEGSESSMNQAAKAVSQVLKLEPSNTDALSMLALIAYERGDWQQSLAAFELILGRMSTTNPSYAMLSARVEELKAKVAEQSNTSKQNSLGQVRSVAVNITLSDELKDKLPRNGVLFVFAKAESGPPMPLAVVKKSQWQLPLQVTLSESDAMVAGMSFAEFKRVKVVARVSNDDKVDTQAGELEGQTKGFDIEQVNQVELTIDTLL